CGGAGGCTGAGAGCCATCCACAAAATGTCATGAAAACTCTATAATGCGAATGTCCACGACAATGAATGTCGCGGACTTTTTACATGGAGGTCTCATGACCAAATATCGCGAAATACTCCGGCTGAAGCATCTAGGCTTCAGCGAGCGAAATATCGCAAGGAATGCGGGGGTATCCCGCAATACGGTGAAGCGCGTCGCCCAGGCAGCTTCGGCGAACAATATTGACTGGAAAACGGCCGAACAGATGGACGACGCGACGATAGAGAATCGTCTCTTCCCGAATCGGAAAACGTCGGAGCCAGCCCATACCATAGACTTCGAATATATCCGCAAGGAGCTGATGCGCAACGGGGTCACCAAGAAACTCCTGTGGACGGAATACTGCGAGAGCTGCAGGCTATGCAACCGGGAACCGCTGATGTATTCCCAGTTCTGTTACTACATCCAGCAGGAGGAACAAAAACGCAGGGCAACCATGCACATCCCTCGCCGTCCAGCAGAAATGGTGGAAGTGGACTGGGCGGGCGATCCGGCCCACATAATAGACCCCGACACCGGAGAACTCCTGAACGCCTACCTGTTCGTCGCCACGCTTCCGTACAGCCAGTACACCTACGTGGAGGCGTTCCTTGACGAAAAGACCAGAAACTGGATCAGGGCGCATGTGCACATGTACGAGTTCTTCGGAGGAGTAACGACGATGCTCGTTCCTGACAACTGCACTACGGCAGTGAATCACGCGCGAAGCGACTGGTACACGGCCGCTCTGAACCGGACCTATGGCGAGATGGCGGAACACTATGGCACAGCGGTAGTCCCGGCAAGGGTGAGACACCCGAAGGACAAGGCCAGCGTAGAGGGGAACGTGGGCAAGATATCCTCATGGATAACAGCAGCCCTCCGTAACGAGGAGTTCTTCTCGCTTGCGGAACTCAATGCTGCCATAAGGAACCGTCTTGACCAGTTCAATGCGAGACCCTTCCAGAAGAAGGAATGCAGCAGGCAGGAGATCTTCGAGAACGAGGAGCGTCCGCAGCTAAGGCCCCTGCCCGCCACACCCTTCGAGGTTGCGGAATGGAAGACATCCACCGTCCAGTTCAACTACCACATCGTCCTGGATGGCATGTACTACTCCGTCCCCTATCAGTATATAAAAAAGCAGGTGGAGTCACGGTTGACCGACTCCACGGTGGAGGTGTATTACGAGCATGAACGAATCGCCAGCCACGCAAGGCTTCACGGAAGGCCGAGCCAATACTCCACGGTAAAATCCCATATGCCAGACAGCCACCAGGGATACCTGGAATGGGACGGAGAACGGTTCCGCCGCTGGGCCACCGGGGTGGGTGAAAATACAGCCGCCGTGATAAACGCCCTGCTGTCGGGAAGCTACGCTGAACAGCAGTCCTACAGATCCTGCATGGGGGTACTGAAACTGGGCAAGCGTCACGGCAACGCCATGCTTGAGTGGGCCTGTGAGAGGGTTCTACGATACACAAGCAGACCAAGCTACAAGAATATCCGGGATCTGCTGCTGGGCGGAAGTGACAGGCAGCAGGCAAAACCTGACGGGGAAAAAGAGTCTCGTCGAGGAATCACCCGCGGAGCGAGAAACTACGGAGGAAACAAGTGAACAATAGCAGTACAATCGACAAGTTGATAGAGATGCGCATGACCACCATGTCGGACATGTTCGTCAACCAGCAAAAGGACCCGAACATGGCGGGAATCCCCTTCGAGGAGCGCTTCGGCATGCTGGTCGATGCCGAATACGCCAGCCGCAAGAGCCACGCCCTGGAGCGCCTGGTAAAGAGAGCCGAACTGGAACAGAATGACGCCAGCATAGCCGCGCTGGACTATCACTCCGGACGCAAGCTGAACAAGGCACTCATCCAGAAACTGGCCAGCTGTGAATACATATCCCAGTACAGGAACATCTTCATCACTGGAGCAACAGGCAGCGGGAAGACATATCTCGCATGTGCCTTCGGGATGGAGGCCTGCAAGCGGTTCTATTCCGTAAAGTTCACTAGGTTGCCCGACCTTCTGATAGACCTGTCGGCCGCGGAGGATCGGCATACGCTTGAAAACGCCCTGCAGAAATACACCAAGCCCACGCTCCTAATCATCGATGAATGGCTCCTGTTCAAGTTGCGGGAAAACGAGGCTAGGTTGCTCCTGGAGGTAATCCACAAGAGACGCAGGAAGTCTTCGACCATATTCTGTTCGCAGTTCGAGGAGAAGGACTGGTATGACCAGATATGCGAAGGTGAAAGTACGCTTGCGGATGCTATAATGGACCGGATATCCTTCGACTCCTACAAGATAAACATCGAGTACGTCGACAAGTCCGTTGACAAATCCATGCGAGAAGTGTATGGGTTGAACCCTTCTGAAGCACAATAACCCTAAAACAGGTGGCTCCGTCAGACCGGACTAGTGGCTCTCACTTCTCCGGACTGGCGGCTCCGCCGCTCCGGAATAATCAGATTGAAGATGTCGATGAACGCTATATCCGATGGATCGAGAACAATCTGAACAATAGACCAAGAAAAAGGCTTGACTACCTAACACCAAATGAGTATCTTTTGAAAAAGTTCAACATTATGCGTTAGCGATTAGAAATCGCCTAATAACGTGAGTATTTATATATTTGGAAATAGAGCAAAGAGGGAGGTCTCTATGTCCTTTGATATTAACAAATTAATTGGCTTCGCAGCCTATGTAATGAGGGTGATGGGCTCTGACTCCCTTCAGTATATTATGCTCATCAAATTGATGTACCTTTCGGACCGTAAGTTCCTGGATTTGTATGACGAAACGATTTCAAATGACAGTTTCGTATCGATGGATCAGGGACCTGTTCTTTCTAGGCTTTTAAACCTTATCCATGGAGAATGCGCTCCGAATCTTCAAGATGCATGGGACAAGTGTTTCGCGACGACGGGCTATAATATTAATGTAGCCTCTGAAAATACGTTAGTGAATGAACGTATGCTTTCTAGAGCTGAAATGAAAGTGATTGAAAGTGTAGTTGAGGAATTTGGGAAACGTGATGTTTGGGATCTTATCAATAACTATATGCACGCCCTCCCTGAATGGAAGAATCCTCACGGATCCTCAATTCCTATTAGATTGGAAGATATGATGAAAGCCCTGAAAAAGGATGAATCCGAAATTAAGGCCGTAATAGAATCCAACGAAGAAAGACGCCATGAAGAGGAACTCCTTAAAAAGGCTCTTGCATAATGGTTCAAAATGAGAGGATTCGAAAAGGCGTTATTGAGTCTGAACATACTCCGATGAATATCGTTGATTATTTCAATAAGCATTAAGCCTGTAATGGATGATGGTTTGACGTTGCTGGGTTTTGAATAAGGATGTAAAATGAAGAAGTTTTCTTTATGGGGCATGTTGGTTGCTGTAGCCACGATGATTTGTGGCTGTGGCGACGATACATTGAATTCTTCTGAAGCAGAGAGCTCCTCTTCGGAGGTGCTGATTTCTTCTTCTGAGGAAACGATTCCTGCTAGCAGTTCTCTTCCTGTTTGTCTCGCCGAGGTTCCCGAGTGTGGTTATACGCCGCCCTCATCCTCAAGTGCAAATCCAGCATTGGATTCTGTTGTAAATACTGATACGACAAAGGTTTCTTATTCTCTAAAAGCATTTAAAGGACCCTTTACCAATCCCCACAAGGGTTTCTGCGTCACTATTGAGGGTACCTGGGCGTTTTCGGAAGAATGGGATTACGCTCCTACGGGGGCCAAGAACAATAAGGCTTGGGATGTGGTTTCCCATGGCTGTGGTTACCAGCGTTGGAATAAGTTGAACCCGGCGAAGGGCGTTTACGACTGGACTGATTTTGAAAAGTTGCTGAATGCCCATGCGGAGCATGGCTTGGGCTATGGCCTGCGCGTGTTCCCTTATGCGTCGCCTATGGGCCGCAAGAATAAGTACACAGTGGAATCGGATTACGACTGGACACCGTCTTTTGTTTATGAGGCTGGCGCCAAAAAGGATTACGCTAAAATGACGGATGGGGGAGTGGAGTATACTTTGGCGGTGCCTCGCTGGGATGATCCTATTTACATCCATGCGGCGAAGGATTTTGCGGCTGCTCTGGCGGCGAAGTATGATGGTGACCCTCGCCTGGAATATATTGACGTCCGCGCATTTGGCAACTGGGGCGAATGGCACATTTCTCATTTTGATGGCAGTCAGATGCCCTCGGATTCTGTGCAGATCGATATGCTGGAATACTACGCTTCCCTGTTCAAGAAAACGTTGCTGGTGTTGCCTTCCGATGGAAAGGGCGAACCCTTTGAACGAGCTATGGAACTTGGCATTGCGAAGCGTGATGATGGCTTAATTGGGACGCCCTGGCGAGAAGATTCCCTGGCTATTGCCTATAAGGCGGGCCTGCCTACTATTGGCGAGAACATCAGCACCTACGAAATCATGCTGACTTATGATAACGTCATCCCTGGCGGTTATTTGAAATGGACTGTGGATCGCTGGAAGGAAGTTGTCTACAAGTCTCACATGACCTACTATGTTCTGGACCAGGATAACTATGCGGGATATCAATTCTATTTGGATAATAAGGAAGATGCGGATTCCTTGAGCAAGGTGCTGGGCTATAATTTCTCCATCTCTAAGGCTGAACTTGTTGTTGTCGGAAATGCATCGGATGTCGCCGCTGGCTCGGATGCATCGGGTGATGTCGCCGGGGGCTCGACTACGTTGAATATTACGGTGAAGAATACGGGCCTGGCGCCTTGCTTCTTTGACGTTTATATAGTGGCGGAGCTGGTGGATTCCGCAGGGGTTGTTTTGGAACAGCTGGGCAAGACCGTCTACATTCCTAAGGGAACTTTCAAGGATGAAGATGTAAAGGAATTCTCCTTTACCAATAAGATTGCCGGTGGTGTTGCCGATGTTGCTGCCCAGCCGGGAGTGACCGTAGCTCTATCCATCTACGAAAACGAAGAAGCGTACAAGTCCGGCAAGAATCCCACCGTCAAGTTTGACAACGACGGAATTATGGAAAACAACAAGTTACTGCTGAAACAATAAGTCATCTCGAGCTTGTCGAGAGATCAAAAAAGAGGACGTCCTGATGGACGTCCTCTTTTTGAATGTTGGACTGCTAGATCCCCGGTCAAGCCGGGGATGACGAATTGAAGGGTTACTTCAGTTCTTCGAGTGCCTTTTCATTCTTGGCTACGATATCCAGCTGGGTCGCAAGCTTGGTGCGTTCAGCGTTCACGACTGCTTCGGGAGCGCCAGAAACGAACTTCTCGTTGGAGAGTTTCTTTTCGATGCTTGCTGCGAAGCTCTTGGCCTTTTCGATTTCCTTTTCGAGGCGTGCAATTTCTGCAGCCGGGTCAAGGATACCTTCCAGCGGAATGAAGAGTTCGCCACCAGGAACAACGGCGGATGCGCTGAACTTGGGCTTGTCTGCCTTGACGCCAACGGTAATGCTTTCGATGCCACCCAGTTCGGTAATGATGGCGAGGCATGCATTCACGGAAGCTTCGGTAGCTGCGTCATCAACGCTCACGACAGCCTTCAGCTTGGTAGCCGGAGAAACGCTGTAGCGGCCACGGACTCCACGGACTGCTTCCACCACGGCGAATGCCTGGTCGAAGGCGGCTTCGATGTCCTTGTTGATGAGAGATTCATCGGCGGTGGGCCAGGGGCGGCTAATCACCATTTCGGAACCCTGGAACAGGATGCTGTTCAGCTCTTCGGTAATGAAGGGCATTACCGGGTGGAGAAGGTCAAGGACGTTCTTCAGCACGTAGCTGAGGATTGCCATGGCGTTCTTCTTTTCGGCGTCGAGAGTTTCGCGGTTGATCACTGCCTTCTTGATTTCCAGGTACTGGCTGCAAACGTCATCCCACACGAAGCGGTAGAGGAAACCGGCAAGTTCTGCGAAGTGGTATTCTTCCAGCATGCGGGTTGCATCCTTGATGGTGGTCTGCAGGCGGGAAAGGATCCACTTGTCTTCGAGAGTGAAGAGTGCCTTGTCCATGGGGAGCTCTGCGGTGAGAGCGCCAGCCTGTTCCAGCTGCGGATAAAGGAAGCGGCATGCGTTCCAGATCTTGTTGGAGAAGTTACGACCGATTTCGAACTTTTCAGAAGTGTTGATTTCGGTACCGTCTTCCTGCTTTTCCTTCTTCACCGGCAGACGAACGTCTTGGTTGTCGGTGCAGAGGCTAGCCATCACGAAACGCAGAGCGTCGGTGCCGTACTTACGTTCGATGTCCATGGGGTCCACGCCGTTACCCTTGGACTTACTCATGGTCATGCCATTGCCGTCCAAAATCTTCGGGTGGATGTAAACAGTATGGAACGGGATAGTACCCATGTTTTCCTGGCTGAACAGCACCATGCGAGCCACCCAGAGGGTGATGATGTCGCGGCTGGTCACCAGCACGGAAGTGGGGTAGTACTTCTTAAGAGTGTCGGTGTTTTCGGGCCAACCCATGGTAGAGTGGGGCCAAAGACCACTGGAGAACCAGGTATCCAGAACGTCGTCTTCCTGCTTGAGAACGTGGCCCGGAACTGCATCTTCCTTCAGGTTTTCTTCCTGAGAGCAAACCAGGTAGCCGCCGTTTTCGGCCTTGTAGAAGAAGATGTCTTCGCGGTTGCCGAACACGGCCTTCAGTTCTTCTTCGGTAGCGTCGGTGTGCCAGATAGGAATGCGGTGGCCCCACCAGAGCTGGCGGCTAATGCACCAGTCGCGCTTTTCGCCAAGCCAATCCAAGTACTTGTTGGCGTAGCGTTCCGGAATAATCTTGATTTCGCCGGACTTCACAGCGTTCATTGCGTTTTCGGCAAGAACGTCCATCTTCACGAACCACTGGTCGCTGAGGTACGGTTCAATAACGGTCTTGGAACGGTCAGAATGGCCCACGTCCATTTCGTGGTCTTCCACCTTAATGAGGAGGCCCAGTTCTTCGAGGCCGGCAACAACGGCGTCGCGAGCAGCCTGGCCCTTCATGCCCTGGAACTTGCCTGCGTTTTCATTGAGGGTGCCGTCGTCGTTCATGATGTTGATCATGGGGAGCTTGTGACGGAGACCAGTTGCATAGTCGTTGGGGTCATGAGCCGGGGTCACCTTCACGGAACCGGTACCGAAGTCCTTGTCCACGAGAATGGCGTCGGCAATGACGGGGATTTCACGGTCGACGAAAGGAACCTTCAGAGTCTTGCCGATGAACTGTGCATAGCGTTCGTCGCTGGGGTGCACGGCAAGAGCGGTATCGCCCATGATGGTTTCGGGACGGGTAGTAGAAACGGGAATAAAGCCCGAACCGTCGGCCAAAGGATACTTGAAGGTCCAGAAGTGGCCCTTCACGTGTTCGTAGTAGATTTCGTCATCTGCAACTGCAGTCTGGAGCTTGGTATCCCAGTTCACCAGGCGCTTGCCGCGGTAGATCAGACCCTTCTTGAACAGGTTGAAGAAGGCGTGACGCACAGCCTTTGCACAGATGGGGTCCAGAGTGAAGCGCTGACGGCTCCAGTCGCAGCTCACGCCAAGGCTCTTCAGCTGCTTGGTGATGCGAGCTTCGTATTCTTCCTTCCATTTCCAGATGCGTTCCACCAGAGCGTCGCGGCCAATGTCGTGACGGGTCTTGTGTTCGTCCTGGAACAGGCGCTTTTCAACCACAGCCTGAGTTGCGATGCCAGCGTGGTCGGTGCCCGGGATCCACAAAGTGTCGCGGCCGGTCTTACGGCGGTAACGGACGAGGATATCCTGGAGGGTGTCGTTGAGAGCGTGGCCCAAGTGCAGGGCGCCAGTTACGTTAGGAGGCGGAATGACGACAGAGAACGGTTCGCCCTTACCGCTAGGTGCAAAACTATTTTTGTCAGCCCAGGTCTGGTGCCAGCGGGCTTCCACTTCAGAAGAATTATAACGAGATTCCATGGTGTTATTATCCCTATAAATTTTTATGGGCGGAAAGATAGAAAAAGGAGTGGGGCCGCGGTGGCCGAGGGGTGCCGCGGGGGGCGTTTTGTATTGCCGGGGGGGGTGCCGCAGGGGGCTCAGGTGCGTCGCGAGGGGGCGTTTTGGCGATTTGCTAGTGCAAATGGGGGAAATGGCGCCGATTTGCACTAGGATTTTTAGTTTGTATGTAGAAAAAGGCCGGTTTTGGGGTGGATTTAGTGGCCGAGTTAGTGCGAATTCGGGGAATGGCGATGTTTTGCACTAGCTTTGGGGGGCGTGGGTGTGAAAATTGTATTATTTTGTTCAAAAATTGTAGTGCGGATTGCTTGAAAAATACCCTTTTGCACTACGATTTTACGAAAATGCCACTTGAAAATCGGCGGAATGACCATTAAAACGGTGGCTTGGCCGCGCGGATTAGCCCAAATGGCTGCGCGGATTTGCGAAAATGGGTCGCAAGAATATATCTTTAAGGCGGTGGGATGAATTTAATCGCGGGATGAGTCCGGTGAGGTTCTTATGAAGGGTGATTTTTTCGGGTTTGCGTCGGCGAAGCTGCGTGAGGCGGCGAAGCTGGGCGCGGGTTTGAAGCGTGGCGCGGGTTTGTTCGTCGCGGGCATCGCTTGCGTCGCGAATATTGCATGGGCGGATCCGCCGGCGAATTTCGGCGGGTGGGATCTTGTTTTCGAGGATAATTTCGACGGGACTTCGCTGGACACGAGCAAGTGGAATCCGACGTACAACTGGGGGCACACGCATAACCATCGGGCTTACTGCGATGCGGCCAACGTGATTGTGGCAGATGGCCTGCTGAAGCTGAAGGGCGAGGCCAAGAAACATCCCGATGCGCCCGCCACCGCAAAATTCAGCGGGAAGGAAATTCCTGTAGATTACACCAGCGCCGCCATTGACACCCGCGGCCATTTCGAGGTGAAGTACGGCTACATCGAGGGGCGCTTCAAGGCCCCGAAACACAAGGGCACATGGCCCGCGTTCTGGACCCTACAGGACGGCTGGCCTCCCGAAATCGACATTCTGGAAATTCCTGCATCCCGAAAGCAACATCATTACTATTTGCATTACACCACAACCGACTGGTACAATTCCCACGGTTCCGCCTGGGATCACGAGGCGTCCTTCGGTGGGCATAAGGATGATGACGTGGACCGCTCCGCAGACTTCCACACGTACGCGGTGGAGTGGGATCAGAACAACCTGAATTTTTATTTCGACGACAAGAAATTCGCCAGCTATAATCGCCCCACGGAACTGAAACAGCTGACGGCCCAATACATTATTGTGAACCTTGCTATTGGCGGGTGGGCCGGCGATGACATTGAAGTGACTGCGGACAACCCGGCGTATTTTGAGGCAGACTGGATTCGCGTTTGGCAGGCGAAGCCTGTGAAGCCCGACACCGTGCTTTTGCAGAACGAAGCCTTCGGAACCTGCATGCTACCCGGCGATGACAAGCGCATGTATCTTGGCGATTGCAATGACCCGGGCGCCTTGGCGGTGATGACGCAAACCAGCGGCAACACCTTCCGAGTGGACTTTGGCGAAATGACCCTGGAAATGCCCAACGAAACCACTGACGCGGGCACCACCGTAGGCGTTTACAGCTGGAATGGAAAGAACCACCAGAAGGTGGTTTTCGAAAATCAGTTTAGCAATCAGTACCGCCTGAAGATGCTCCACAGCGGACATTATCTGCGCTCCACATCCGACGGGACTCGCGTTGTGCAGGACTGGAATGATTCCTGGGAATGGAACCAGAAGTGGCGTATTATCAAGCCCGCGGATTTGAAGACGGAAACTCCCGTGGATCCGGATGGGATTCGCAAGGCTGCCCTTTCCCGCATTAAGCAAATCCTGAAGGGCCGCACCTTCGACGTGAAGGGCCGAGTTCGATGAATTTTTTATTCCTTGGCTTTATTGCGTTGATTGCGTTGGCGGGATGTTCCCATGATGATGGGGATAGCGTCGCACCTGATGACGGCAAGAATTTGCCGGAGCAGATGGTGCTGATGAAAGCCCGCGGGAAGAGCGCGCAACTTGCTTCCAACGTGACGGCGGAATTCACCTACAATTTTTATGTGGGTCGGCACGAAGTGACCTGCGCTGAATTTGGGCTGGATTGCGGTGAACTCCCTGCGACTGGCATGACGTTTTATGACGCGGTGCTGTATGCCAATGAATTGAGCCTGCAGGAAGGCTTTGACACGGTTTACACCTACAGCGGCGTATTCCGCGACGGGGCGGGCCATGCGCTGGGGCTGGAAAATTTCCGATTCCATCTGACGGTCGAGGGATATCGATTGCCCACGGAGGCCGAGTGGGTCTTTGCCGCTAGTGATTATTTTGATCCGCAGAAATCATGGAACGCTGATAACTCAGATTATGAAGCTCATGAAGTTTGCTCTTATGCTAGTGCGTCTGGTTTGCGTAAGGACGCTTCTGCCTTGCGTAAGGAAGCCTCGGGTTCGCGTGGGGATGTTGATGCCGCCGGGCTTTGCGATATGGCGGGGAATGTGGCTGAATGGGTGAACGACTGGTCCCATAAACTCTCTGACACTACGGTGGTAAACTTCGTGGGACCTGCGGAAGCCATCGGCTTTGGAGAGCGTATTCTGAAGGGCGGAAATTACCGGAATAGACCTGCGGCCATGAGCTTGACTAGCCGCACGGATATTTATACGGTTACGTCTTCGACATATGCAGATTACGTAGGGTTTCGAGTTGCGTTTGGTGCGATCCCCGACGCCACATGGCTTGGAGATACAACCGCTGTGGAATCTTCTTCAAGTAGTGTTGAATCGTCATCCAGTGAAGTCGAGTCTTCGTCTAGTGAAGTTGAGTTGTCGTCCAGTAGCGTTGAGTCTTCTTCAAGTGATGTCGAAGTTTCGTCGGATAGCGTGGAAAGTTCCTCAAGCGGCGAGGCGAATTCCTCAAGCAGCGTAGGGGATACAACTGCCGTCGCGGTAGAATTGGATAGGGATAGCGCCGGGATGTATTATGTCTCGGGTGGCAGCGAAGGTGCCATGATGCTTCGCTTCAAGATGGAAGTTTTTTGGCAGTACTGCAAACAAAGTAAGCTTGTGGTGATGGGCTCCTCAAGATCTCTGGATGGTGTCAACCCAATGCTGATGGATTCGAGCTTGATGGCCATCAACTTGTCCCATGTTCCTAACTCGCTTTTTGATACCTATTACTTGCTCAGAAATTACGTGCTGATCCATGTGCAGAATTTAAAGTTTGTGGTTCTGTCTCTGGATATTGATATGTGGTGGCGTGATCCGACGGATTCCTACGACAATTTCTTCTTGAGTGAGTACGAGCTTTATCCCGGATATGTTTATGACGAAAATCATGGTTTCTGGCGTGACGGTTATCCCGAGGGAATGTACGAGAAATCACAGGCGGCGCCGGGCTTTGAGTCGTACGGAAATCTCTTCCGGGGCGCCCGCGGGTTCTTCGCGGAGGGGGATGGTTCCTGGGAGACGGATCCGTCTGTGGATTATGACAGTACTTGGCTGGATAAGAAACCTGAGTTGTATCGCACGAATCTTGAAGCCTTGCGCAGAATCATCGCGATGGCGCAAGCGCATGACGTACGGGTGATTGGCGTTATATTCCCGCAGAGTCCCGGATATAAGCTGACAGGAGCCTACGGCAAGTACGGTCCTCGCCGGAGTCAGGCGGACTCCCTCGTGAATGAACTGGCGGGGCTGTCGCTGGAATATGAGAATTTTATCCTGATGGACGAATATAAGGGCGGCGATCATGACTATAGCGATGATATGGCCGTCAATCGCGATCATCTCAACGAAAGAGGCGCGGCCCAGCTGACAGCTCGATTGGATTCTCTTGTCGCGAAGTATAAGTAAGTGTGTTTCGCAGGGAGAGGCGGCGCTGCTTGATTCTCCGCGGGAGATAGCGGAAAAAATCCAGCCAGGTGCGGATTTCGCGCCAGAGGGCTTCCGACGGATTGAAGCGCAGTAAATGCAGGAACCTCTTGCGTTTGTGCAGCCAATAGCGGGGGAGTGCAGCGGTTTTGATCGGGCTATACTTCCCGAAGTTACCGCCCTCGATGGCGGCGTCCAGCAGTTCCTTACCCCAGTAGGCGTCGGGCTTGCAGAGCATACGGTCTTTGTCCAGATGGAACGTGTATTCCATAATCCACATGACGGCGCCCGCGGTTTTTGTAAGGCCGAAAACGCCCAGCAGTGCGGAAACTTCCTGGCGGGTTTGTGACGTACTATGCTGCAATAGCTGGTGATAATCCGCCAGCTGTCGCAACCCGATTCCGTCCCCGATGAAGTGTTTCTGCAAATGTGCCAGCTGCATGAGCAACGAGAATTTTATGGATGGTTCATTGAAGTGCGCGGGCTCGTACCAGCGGGATTCTGCGGGGGCTGTCCTATCCAGATATTTCCGCAGGGCGCCGCCTTTCCCGATGGGGCAACCGCTGATGGACTTGAAGTGAATTTCCAGAGTGATATTGTCAAAGAGGGAAGAATTCAGCGTGACGTGATGCTGGTATATATCCGCTTTGTCTAGAAGTTTCATTTCCCGAAGGGTGCGTAAGGTTGACCGCTTTCCACCCTCGACGAAAACGTCAATATCCCCGGCCTGTCGGGAATGTACGTCGGGATAGAGATGGGCATTTGCTTGCCCCTTCAAAATGACAGGGTGGAGCCCCCGCTGGCTGAACATCTGGGTGACTCTCCCGCAGACCTGATTCATCAGGAGGTTGT
This is a stretch of genomic DNA from Fibrobacter sp. UWEL. It encodes these proteins:
- the istA gene encoding IS21 family transposase gives rise to the protein MTKYREILRLKHLGFSERNIARNAGVSRNTVKRVAQAASANNIDWKTAEQMDDATIENRLFPNRKTSEPAHTIDFEYIRKELMRNGVTKKLLWTEYCESCRLCNREPLMYSQFCYYIQQEEQKRRATMHIPRRPAEMVEVDWAGDPAHIIDPDTGELLNAYLFVATLPYSQYTYVEAFLDEKTRNWIRAHVHMYEFFGGVTTMLVPDNCTTAVNHARSDWYTAALNRTYGEMAEHYGTAVVPARVRHPKDKASVEGNVGKISSWITAALRNEEFFSLAELNAAIRNRLDQFNARPFQKKECSRQEIFENEERPQLRPLPATPFEVAEWKTSTVQFNYHIVLDGMYYSVPYQYIKKQVESRLTDSTVEVYYEHERIASHARLHGRPSQYSTVKSHMPDSHQGYLEWDGERFRRWATGVGENTAAVINALLSGSYAEQQSYRSCMGVLKLGKRHGNAMLEWACERVLRYTSRPSYKNIRDLLLGGSDRQQAKPDGEKESRRGITRGARNYGGNK
- the istB gene encoding IS21-like element helper ATPase IstB; protein product: MNNSSTIDKLIEMRMTTMSDMFVNQQKDPNMAGIPFEERFGMLVDAEYASRKSHALERLVKRAELEQNDASIAALDYHSGRKLNKALIQKLASCEYISQYRNIFITGATGSGKTYLACAFGMEACKRFYSVKFTRLPDLLIDLSAAEDRHTLENALQKYTKPTLLIIDEWLLFKLRENEARLLLEVIHKRRRKSSTIFCSQFEEKDWYDQICEGESTLADAIMDRISFDSYKINIEYVDKSVDKSMREVYGLNPSEAQ
- a CDS encoding Panacea domain-containing protein; translation: MSFDINKLIGFAAYVMRVMGSDSLQYIMLIKLMYLSDRKFLDLYDETISNDSFVSMDQGPVLSRLLNLIHGECAPNLQDAWDKCFATTGYNINVASENTLVNERMLSRAEMKVIESVVEEFGKRDVWDLINNYMHALPEWKNPHGSSIPIRLEDMMKALKKDESEIKAVIESNEERRHEEELLKKALA
- a CDS encoding valine--tRNA ligase, which encodes MESRYNSSEVEARWHQTWADKNSFAPSGKGEPFSVVIPPPNVTGALHLGHALNDTLQDILVRYRRKTGRDTLWIPGTDHAGIATQAVVEKRLFQDEHKTRHDIGRDALVERIWKWKEEYEARITKQLKSLGVSCDWSRQRFTLDPICAKAVRHAFFNLFKKGLIYRGKRLVNWDTKLQTAVADDEIYYEHVKGHFWTFKYPLADGSGFIPVSTTRPETIMGDTALAVHPSDERYAQFIGKTLKVPFVDREIPVIADAILVDKDFGTGSVKVTPAHDPNDYATGLRHKLPMINIMNDDGTLNENAGKFQGMKGQAARDAVVAGLEELGLLIKVEDHEMDVGHSDRSKTVIEPYLSDQWFVKMDVLAENAMNAVKSGEIKIIPERYANKYLDWLGEKRDWCISRQLWWGHRIPIWHTDATEEELKAVFGNREDIFFYKAENGGYLVCSQEENLKEDAVPGHVLKQEDDVLDTWFSSGLWPHSTMGWPENTDTLKKYYPTSVLVTSRDIITLWVARMVLFSQENMGTIPFHTVYIHPKILDGNGMTMSKSKGNGVDPMDIERKYGTDALRFVMASLCTDNQDVRLPVKKEKQEDGTEINTSEKFEIGRNFSNKIWNACRFLYPQLEQAGALTAELPMDKALFTLEDKWILSRLQTTIKDATRMLEEYHFAELAGFLYRFVWDDVCSQYLEIKKAVINRETLDAEKKNAMAILSYVLKNVLDLLHPVMPFITEELNSILFQGSEMVISRPWPTADESLINKDIEAAFDQAFAVVEAVRGVRGRYSVSPATKLKAVVSVDDAATEASVNACLAIITELGGIESITVGVKADKPKFSASAVVPGGELFIPLEGILDPAAEIARLEKEIEKAKSFAASIEKKLSNEKFVSGAPEAVVNAERTKLATQLDIVAKNEKALEELK
- a CDS encoding family 16 glycosylhydrolase encodes the protein MKGDFFGFASAKLREAAKLGAGLKRGAGLFVAGIACVANIAWADPPANFGGWDLVFEDNFDGTSLDTSKWNPTYNWGHTHNHRAYCDAANVIVADGLLKLKGEAKKHPDAPATAKFSGKEIPVDYTSAAIDTRGHFEVKYGYIEGRFKAPKHKGTWPAFWTLQDGWPPEIDILEIPASRKQHHYYLHYTTTDWYNSHGSAWDHEASFGGHKDDDVDRSADFHTYAVEWDQNNLNFYFDDKKFASYNRPTELKQLTAQYIIVNLAIGGWAGDDIEVTADNPAYFEADWIRVWQAKPVKPDTVLLQNEAFGTCMLPGDDKRMYLGDCNDPGALAVMTQTSGNTFRVDFGEMTLEMPNETTDAGTTVGVYSWNGKNHQKVVFENQFSNQYRLKMLHSGHYLRSTSDGTRVVQDWNDSWEWNQKWRIIKPADLKTETPVDPDGIRKAALSRIKQILKGRTFDVKGRVR
- a CDS encoding SUMF1/EgtB/PvdO family nonheme iron enzyme; the encoded protein is MNFLFLGFIALIALAGCSHDDGDSVAPDDGKNLPEQMVLMKARGKSAQLASNVTAEFTYNFYVGRHEVTCAEFGLDCGELPATGMTFYDAVLYANELSLQEGFDTVYTYSGVFRDGAGHALGLENFRFHLTVEGYRLPTEAEWVFAASDYFDPQKSWNADNSDYEAHEVCSYASASGLRKDASALRKEASGSRGDVDAAGLCDMAGNVAEWVNDWSHKLSDTTVVNFVGPAEAIGFGERILKGGNYRNRPAAMSLTSRTDIYTVTSSTYADYVGFRVAFGAIPDATWLGDTTAVESSSSSVESSSSEVESSSSEVELSSSSVESSSSDVEVSSDSVESSSSGEANSSSSVGDTTAVAVELDRDSAGMYYVSGGSEGAMMLRFKMEVFWQYCKQSKLVVMGSSRSLDGVNPMLMDSSLMAINLSHVPNSLFDTYYLLRNYVLIHVQNLKFVVLSLDIDMWWRDPTDSYDNFFLSEYELYPGYVYDENHGFWRDGYPEGMYEKSQAAPGFESYGNLFRGARGFFAEGDGSWETDPSVDYDSTWLDKKPELYRTNLEALRRIIAMAQAHDVRVIGVIFPQSPGYKLTGAYGKYGPRRSQADSLVNELAGLSLEYENFILMDEYKGGDHDYSDDMAVNRDHLNERGAAQLTARLDSLVAKYK